One window from the genome of Nicotiana tomentosiformis chromosome 5, ASM39032v3, whole genome shotgun sequence encodes:
- the LOC138891964 gene encoding uncharacterized protein, translated as MANTEIPVNASFSDNFTYIPNPASPLFLHSSDIPGMCLVITPFSGSGYGGWRRSMIVSLSAKSKIKFVDGSCPRPITTDVSKLRQWDRCNNMVISWLTISLSPTIAKSVQYSETTKSIWNQLERRSGAVNGTKVFEINKELASTQQGSLDIVSYFNKLKKL; from the coding sequence ATGGCGAATACTGAAATTCCTGTAAATGCTAGTTTTAGTGATAACTTTACATACATTCCTAACCCTGCAAGTCCCTTATTTCTCCATTCGTCTGATATACCTGGGATGTGTTTGGTGATCACTCCATTCTCTGGGTCAGGGTATGGAGGATGGAGAAGAAGTATGATAGTGTCTCTTTCTGCTAAGAGTAAAATAAAATTTGTGGATGGCTCATGTCCTAGGccaattaccactgatgtttcaAAGTTGCGTCAATGGGATAGATGCAATAATATGGTAATTTCATGGCTAACCATCTCACTTTCACCAACTATAGCTAAGAGTGTCCAGTACTCCGAGACAACTAAGAGTATTTGGAATCAATTGGAGCGTAGGTCTGGGGCTGTAAATGGTACTAAGGTGTttgaaataaataaggaattggcaTCCACACAACAAGGTTCCCTTGATATTGTGTCCTATTTCAATAAACTAAAGAAGCTCTAG